A stretch of the Acanthochromis polyacanthus isolate Apoly-LR-REF ecotype Palm Island chromosome 22, KAUST_Apoly_ChrSc, whole genome shotgun sequence genome encodes the following:
- the LOC127531956 gene encoding NLR family CARD domain-containing protein 3-like, with product MDECEDREEGVPPSKSSLCGEQENQSKAQRVEQQNSEVPRAQSVQQHHLDSIFMLLEDNMVTFVKKELKKMQKLVSPDYPECSSESQREDEEELEGDDEDERSSREMFEQITVLFLRRMKQEKLADCLQSKLAAGVCGRELKRGLKKKFQRVFEGIAKAGQKTLLNEIYTELYITEGGTAEVNDEHEVRQIEAASRKADRAERSIRAEDILKRSPGRDGPIRTVMTKGVAGIGKTVLTQKLTLDWAEDKRNQDIHFMFPLTFRELNVVKERKFSLMELVHHFFSETKAAGICSFEHFQVVLIFDGLDECRLPLDFHNNEVLTDVRESTSVDVLLTNLIRGKLLPSARLWITTRPAAANQIPPDCVDMVTEVRGFTDPQKEEYFRKRFRDGRKASSIISHMKKSRSLHIMCHIPVFCWITATVLEELLRSREGGDLPRTLTEMFIHHLVVQAKVKKIKYDGGAETDPHWSPDSRRMIESLGKLAFNQLQRGNLIFYESDLTECGIDVEAASVYSGVFTQIFKEESGLYQDKVFCFVHLSVHEFLAALHVHQTFINCGINLMEKQQRTTSNKPDPIVFYQRAVDEALQSPNGHLDLFLRFLLGLSLSTNQNLLPGLLTQTGSSSQTNQKTVKYIKEKIGENVSAERSINLFHCLNELKDVSLVEKIQQSLRSGRLSTDKLSPAQWSALGFILLSSEEHLDVFDLKKYSASEEVLLRLLPVVKASKKVVLSGCNLSERSCGALSSVLSSQSSSVTELDLSNNNLQDSGVESLSAGLESPHCKLEALRSGLINLFN from the exons atggatgagtgtgaggacagagaggagggagtccctccctctaaaagctctctgtgtggggaacaggagaaccagagcaaagctcagag agtggagcagcagaactcagaggttcccagagctcagtctgtccagcagcatcacctggactccatattcatg ctgctggaggacaacatggtgacttttgtgaagaaggagctgaagaagatgcagaagcttgtgagtccagattacccagaatgctcgtcagagagtcagagggaggatgaggaggagttggagggtgatgatgaagatgagaggagcagcagagagatgtttgagcagatcacagtgttgttcctgaggaggatgaagcaggagaagctggctgactgtctgcagagca AACTTGCTGCTGGAGTTTGTGGACGTGAACTTAAACgtggtctgaagaagaagttccagagagtgtttgagggcatcgctaaagcaggacagaagaccctcctgaatgagatctacacagagctgtacatcacagagggagggactgcagaggtcaatgatgaacatgaggtcagacagattgaagcagcatccaggaaagcagacagagcagaaagaagcatcagagcagaagacatccTTAAAcgctcacctggaagagatggaccaatcagaacagtgatgacaaagggagtggctggcatcgggaaaacagtgttaacacagaagttgactctggactgggctgaagacaaaaggaaCCAGGatatccacttcatgtttccattgactttcagagagctgaatgtggtgaaagagagaaagttcagcttgatggaacttgttcatcacttcttcagtgaaaccaaagctgcaggaatctgcagctttgaacacttccaggttgtgttgatctttgacggtctggatgagtgtcgccttcctctggacttccacaacaatgaggtcctgactgatgttagagagtccacctcagtggatgtgctgctgacaaacctgatcagggggaagctgcttccctctgctcgcctctggataaccacacgacctgctgcagccaatcagatccctcctgactgtgtggacatggtgacggaggtcagagggttcaccgacccacagaaggaggagtacttcaggaagagattcagagATGGGAggaaggccagcagcatcatctcccacatgaagaagtcacgaagcctccacatcatgtgccacatcccagtgttctgctggatcactgctacagttctggaggagctgctgagaagcagagagggaggagatctgcccagaaccctgactgagatgttcatccaccacctggtggttcaggccaaagtcaagaagatcaagtatgatggaggagctgaaacagatccacactggagtccagacagcaggaggatgattgagtctctgggaaaactggcttttaatcagctgcagagaggaaacctgatcttctatgagtctgacctgacagagtgtggcatcgatgtggaagcagcctcagtgtactcaggagtgttcacacagatctttaaagaggagagtggactgtaccaggacaaggtgttctgcttcgtccatctgagcgttcatgagtttctggctgctcttcatgtccatcagaccttcatcaactgTGGAATCAACctgatggaaaaacaacaacgaACAACCTCCAACAAACCTGATCCAATAGttttctaccagagagctgtggacgaggccttacagagtccaaacggacacctggacttgttcctgcgcttcctcctgggtctgtcactgtcgaccaatcagaatctcctaccaggcctgctgacacagacaggaagtagctcacagaccaatcagaaaacagtgaagtacatcaaggagaagatcggtgagaatgtgtctgcagagagaagcatcaatctgttccactgtctgaatgaactgaaggatgtttctctagtggagaagatccaacagtccctgagatcaggacgtctgtccacagataaactgtctcctgctcagtggtcagctctgggcttcatcttactgtcatcagaagaacatctggacgtgtttgacctgaagaaatactctgcttcagaggaggttcttctgaggctgctgccagtggtcaaagcctccaagaaagttgt actgagtggctgtaatctgtcagagagaagctgtggagctctgtcctcagtcctcagctcccagtcctccagtgtgacagagctggacctgagtaacaacaacctgcaggattcaggagtggagagtctttctgctggactggagagtccacactgtaaactggaagctctcaggtcaggactcatcaacctgttcaactga